A portion of the Microaerobacter geothermalis genome contains these proteins:
- a CDS encoding branched-chain amino acid ABC transporter permease — protein MDKIKAQFLKASVQYTFVGLYLFIASLWLKLSQESILAFLMMLTSILVIYSANQLSSKVRIGIGIFVLFILLPFIAGDNRYYMEVSTQVGIYVAMALGLNIVVGFAGLLDLGYVAFFAAGAYSYGIFATAQANNFLDFYQFPLEGGWFWPFLVVGLLVAAVFGILLGLPVLKVKGDYLAIVTLGFGEIVRIIFNNLDKPVNITNGPQGLTPIAQPNLFGIVINTPFHYYFVVLFSIALIILINRRLEDSRLGRAWVAIREDELAAQAMGIPLVKTKLLAFATGASFAGIVGVIFAAKQTYIDPTSFTLMESIGILVMVVLGGSGSVPGVILGAAIVTILQVQLLKEFSFFLNDLRLAGIINLPSQLDPSKFQRFVFGILLVIMALYRPNGLIPAKRKKIDIEELKKLEMDAPTTGILMKLQNKKGGK, from the coding sequence ATGGATAAAATTAAAGCGCAATTTTTAAAGGCATCGGTACAGTACACTTTTGTTGGTTTATATTTGTTCATTGCTTCCCTCTGGCTTAAACTATCACAGGAATCGATATTAGCCTTTTTGATGATGCTAACATCCATTCTGGTGATCTATTCAGCAAATCAGTTGTCCAGTAAAGTACGAATAGGAATTGGAATATTTGTACTTTTTATCTTACTTCCTTTTATTGCGGGAGATAATCGTTACTACATGGAAGTTAGTACGCAAGTAGGAATTTACGTGGCGATGGCCCTTGGATTAAACATCGTGGTAGGTTTTGCTGGGCTGTTGGATTTGGGATATGTTGCTTTTTTTGCAGCAGGAGCGTACTCTTACGGCATTTTTGCTACAGCCCAGGCAAATAATTTTCTGGATTTTTATCAATTTCCGCTTGAAGGAGGATGGTTTTGGCCATTTTTGGTTGTCGGGTTATTGGTAGCTGCTGTTTTTGGAATACTATTGGGTTTACCTGTATTAAAGGTAAAAGGGGACTATCTGGCGATCGTAACATTGGGCTTTGGAGAAATCGTCCGGATCATATTTAACAACCTGGACAAGCCTGTAAATATAACCAACGGCCCTCAGGGCCTTACACCTATTGCTCAGCCAAATCTGTTTGGCATTGTGATTAATACGCCGTTTCATTATTACTTTGTTGTTTTATTCAGCATCGCATTAATTATTTTGATCAATCGCCGTCTCGAGGACTCAAGGCTTGGCCGTGCTTGGGTAGCCATCAGGGAAGACGAATTGGCCGCTCAAGCCATGGGAATCCCATTGGTTAAAACCAAACTACTGGCATTTGCCACTGGAGCGTCATTTGCTGGCATTGTGGGCGTCATATTTGCCGCTAAGCAAACCTATATCGATCCAACCAGTTTTACATTAATGGAATCCATCGGGATTCTTGTTATGGTGGTATTGGGTGGAAGCGGAAGTGTACCAGGGGTGATCCTTGGAGCAGCAATCGTTACCATATTACAGGTACAATTGTTGAAGGAGTTTTCCTTTTTCCTTAATGATTTGCGTCTTGCCGGGATCATTAACCTGCCAAGCCAATTAGATCCTTCAAAATTTCAGCGTTTTGTATTCGGTATTCTTCTTGTCATCATGGCCTTATATCGGCCAAATGGATTGATTCCAGCAAAGCGAAAAAAAATAGACATAGAAGAGTTAAAGAAGTTGGAAATGGATGCCCCAACAACCGGGATTTTGATGAAATTGCAAAATAAGAAAGGGGGCAAATAA
- a CDS encoding branched-chain amino acid ABC transporter permease, with amino-acid sequence MDQNVLLTMLPQVLIDGLTLGFLYAVVALGYTMVYGILELINFAHGEIFMVGAFLGTEVLLIMQSFGILEGLNPFVAFLLAILVASLITGGMGVTIERIAYRPLRNSPRLIALISAIGVSFFLQDLVRFTEGLVRNAFYLSGPQLFKGIIPLSSSIFIPTKTLLIIISAIVMMVSLHLFVSRTKWGIAMRAVAQDQQTASLMSINVNKVIALTFFIGSSLGGATGVLYAQQYGTVDPYIGFILGLKAFTAAVLGGIGNLKGAMWGGVLLGLIESLGTAYMGPLTGNAFGAEYKDVFAFTILIIVLLFKPEGLFGEAVKEKV; translated from the coding sequence ATGGACCAAAATGTCTTATTGACAATGTTGCCGCAAGTGCTCATAGACGGTTTAACATTAGGCTTCTTGTATGCCGTTGTTGCTCTCGGATATACCATGGTTTACGGAATATTGGAATTGATAAACTTTGCTCATGGTGAAATATTTATGGTGGGGGCATTTCTGGGGACGGAAGTTCTTTTGATTATGCAATCTTTCGGTATACTGGAAGGCTTAAATCCATTTGTTGCTTTTCTTTTAGCAATCTTGGTGGCTTCCTTAATTACCGGAGGTATGGGGGTTACCATTGAAAGAATTGCCTACCGACCCTTAAGGAATTCTCCAAGATTGATTGCTTTGATTTCAGCGATCGGGGTTTCGTTTTTTTTGCAAGATTTAGTGAGATTTACAGAAGGGCTTGTGAGAAATGCGTTCTATCTAAGCGGACCTCAATTGTTTAAAGGGATCATCCCTTTGTCCAGTTCAATATTTATTCCTACTAAAACGTTATTGATTATTATCTCTGCTATCGTTATGATGGTTAGCTTGCATCTTTTTGTTTCAAGAACGAAATGGGGAATTGCCATGCGTGCGGTTGCTCAGGATCAGCAAACAGCGTCTTTGATGTCAATCAATGTGAATAAGGTAATCGCTTTAACCTTTTTCATTGGTTCTTCCTTGGGTGGTGCCACTGGGGTTTTGTACGCCCAGCAATATGGGACCGTTGATCCGTATATCGGCTTTATTTTGGGGTTAAAAGCCTTCACTGCCGCTGTTTTAGGCGGTATTGGAAATTTGAAGGGAGCGATGTGGGGAGGCGTATTGCTAGGCTTAATTGAGTCTTTGGGGACCGCTTACATGGGTCCTCTGACCGGCAATGCCTTTGGAGCAGAATACAAGGATGTTTTTGCGTTTACTATTTTGATTATTGTTCTACTGTTTAAGCCAGAAGGCCTGTTTGGCGAAGCAGTAAAAGAAAAAGTGTAG
- a CDS encoding branched-chain amino acid ABC transporter substrate-binding protein, translated as MKNKKLFYVLLVVLAVGLILVGCGSSEKASTSSNSSSSTSSSSDSSSSSNSSSSETTVVKIATQSPLSGPYSAMGEAIKLGAEMALADNAEKFKALGVELQLFPQDDQGDPKIGVSNAEGIVSDKQVLALVGHLNSGVARAAGPKYEAAKLPVVSPANTAVDLTTYGWATFHRIVAKDDVQGPAGAKFAFEDLGAKSVYVVHDKTAYGQGLAEAFQEGAKALGMNVLGFEGQEATQTDFTALVNKIVAMKPDAIYFGGMYNQAGLLVKQANERGFQGYFLSGDGSDNAELIKIAGVDNVKKTYITSVAGDASRTEEGKAWTQRYKEKFGKDSSTFSVYGYDATLVVLNALEKAINENGGKVPTREELNKYVSATKDLKGVFTTTTFDEKGDNINAEVFIYSFEEGTYPAKFIKTVSVK; from the coding sequence TTGAAAAACAAAAAGCTTTTCTATGTTCTTTTGGTCGTGCTCGCCGTTGGTCTGATTCTAGTCGGTTGTGGATCAAGTGAGAAGGCCTCAACTAGCAGCAATTCCAGCAGTTCAACCTCAAGTTCATCCGACTCATCAAGTTCTTCCAATTCTTCGAGCAGTGAAACGACAGTGGTAAAAATCGCTACGCAAAGCCCTTTATCCGGACCATACTCTGCGATGGGAGAAGCGATTAAGTTGGGAGCTGAAATGGCCCTGGCAGACAACGCTGAAAAGTTTAAGGCTTTAGGTGTTGAGTTACAACTGTTTCCGCAGGATGATCAAGGGGATCCAAAGATTGGAGTATCCAATGCAGAAGGGATCGTGTCCGACAAACAAGTACTTGCGCTCGTTGGACACTTAAACTCTGGTGTTGCCCGTGCTGCAGGACCTAAGTACGAAGCAGCCAAATTGCCTGTTGTCTCTCCAGCCAATACAGCCGTGGATTTGACAACCTACGGTTGGGCGACTTTCCATCGTATTGTGGCAAAAGATGATGTCCAAGGACCAGCCGGTGCAAAGTTTGCTTTTGAGGACCTAGGAGCAAAAAGTGTTTACGTTGTCCATGACAAAACCGCGTATGGACAAGGGTTAGCTGAAGCCTTCCAGGAAGGTGCCAAAGCCTTAGGGATGAACGTTCTTGGTTTTGAAGGTCAAGAAGCGACCCAAACCGATTTCACGGCGCTTGTTAATAAAATCGTTGCCATGAAACCGGATGCTATTTATTTCGGTGGAATGTATAACCAAGCCGGACTGCTTGTAAAACAAGCCAATGAACGTGGATTCCAAGGATATTTTCTTTCCGGTGACGGATCAGACAACGCTGAGTTGATTAAGATTGCTGGAGTTGATAATGTAAAGAAAACTTATATCACCTCTGTAGCTGGAGACGCTTCCCGTACGGAAGAAGGGAAAGCTTGGACACAGCGTTATAAGGAGAAATTTGGCAAGGATTCTTCTACATTCTCCGTCTATGGTTACGACGCTACTTTAGTAGTGTTAAATGCACTGGAGAAAGCCATCAATGAAAATGGCGGAAAAGTTCCGACTCGTGAGGAATTGAATAAATATGTCAGTGCCACAAAGGACTTAAAAGGGGTATTTACGACAACCACCTTTGATGAAAAGGGAGACAACATCAATGCAGAAGTATTTATCTACTCCTTTGAAGAAGGAACATATCCAGCCAAGTTCATCAAGACAGTCTCTGTGAAGTAA
- a CDS encoding adenine deaminase C-terminal domain-containing protein, with translation MKQPIQPITREERRNLIDTAWFKKAATKVIMGGTVLNVYSREWEEVTIALSGNRIAYIGKKTPLTDEHTEFIDASGKYLVPGYIEPHAHPFQWYNPFTLAQFALEHGTATMLYDNMSFFIHWPIEKMLQFMDLTSSLPVHIFWWARFDPQTQISNYNTRFNHERMKKMINHPAVIQGGELTGWRQYFNEEIGDLSWIEWIQSLGKRLEGHTPGASVETLNVASAAGVTADHEAINGEELERRIRLGLYTTLRYSSIRPDLPRLVEEWISMGHPWSERMMMTTDGSTPPFLREGFVDEMVRVAIQHGMDPVEAYRMVTINPAVYYRLDEHVGGIAPGRLADINFLADPLDPTPAMVMVEGMILARDGKVITPFAQPEWEEWGVLLKKPDWEAKPEWFHVISEEEEIPVIQLVNAVITAKKIVAFPKKEGRIDIPPGGAYQYAALIDREGEWVTTGVIGGFAKGLEALATTYSGSSDIIAIGDHPKSMAEAVNQVMAMGGGLVVIENGTPLFQLHLPLAGFMSCMDLSELITSSQNFVKIMVDKGYLFQDPIYSLLFLSSTHLPSIRLTPKGIYAMKEGIIWPSRKDITK, from the coding sequence ATGAAACAGCCTATTCAACCGATTACCAGGGAAGAAAGAAGAAATCTTATCGATACCGCTTGGTTTAAAAAGGCGGCAACGAAGGTGATTATGGGCGGGACCGTTTTAAATGTTTATTCTAGAGAGTGGGAAGAGGTCACGATTGCTTTGTCAGGAAATAGAATCGCCTATATAGGGAAAAAGACTCCACTTACCGATGAACATACGGAATTCATTGATGCTTCAGGAAAATACTTGGTTCCTGGATATATTGAACCCCACGCCCATCCTTTTCAATGGTATAATCCCTTTACCTTGGCCCAATTTGCCCTGGAGCATGGAACCGCAACCATGTTGTATGATAATATGTCCTTTTTCATTCACTGGCCGATAGAAAAAATGCTTCAGTTCATGGATCTTACTTCAAGTTTGCCTGTGCATATTTTTTGGTGGGCCAGATTCGATCCGCAAACTCAAATCAGTAATTATAACACGCGATTTAATCATGAAAGAATGAAAAAGATGATTAATCATCCCGCAGTGATTCAGGGAGGAGAATTGACCGGCTGGAGACAGTACTTCAACGAGGAGATCGGTGATCTATCATGGATCGAGTGGATACAATCATTGGGAAAACGGTTAGAGGGACATACTCCGGGAGCATCTGTGGAAACGTTAAATGTAGCGTCTGCTGCAGGAGTGACAGCAGACCATGAGGCAATTAATGGGGAGGAATTGGAACGAAGGATACGTTTAGGATTATATACAACCTTGAGATATAGTTCGATACGCCCTGATTTGCCGCGGCTTGTTGAAGAATGGATATCCATGGGACATCCTTGGTCGGAACGGATGATGATGACTACGGATGGTTCAACACCGCCATTCTTAAGGGAAGGTTTTGTCGATGAGATGGTTCGTGTGGCCATTCAGCATGGAATGGATCCTGTTGAGGCTTACAGAATGGTAACCATTAATCCTGCTGTTTATTATCGTTTGGATGAACATGTTGGCGGAATTGCTCCCGGACGTTTGGCAGACATTAATTTTCTTGCGGATCCGTTGGACCCGACTCCCGCCATGGTGATGGTTGAAGGAATGATTTTGGCTCGTGACGGGAAAGTCATCACTCCCTTTGCACAACCGGAATGGGAAGAATGGGGGGTCCTATTAAAGAAGCCAGATTGGGAGGCAAAGCCGGAATGGTTTCATGTGATATCAGAGGAAGAAGAAATTCCGGTCATACAACTGGTGAATGCAGTGATTACAGCAAAAAAGATAGTAGCTTTTCCTAAAAAAGAGGGACGAATTGATATCCCCCCAGGTGGAGCATATCAATATGCCGCATTAATAGACAGAGAGGGAGAATGGGTAACCACTGGGGTTATCGGAGGCTTTGCCAAGGGACTTGAAGCTTTGGCTACTACATATTCCGGCTCTTCAGATATTATTGCTATAGGTGACCATCCTAAATCCATGGCAGAAGCAGTGAATCAAGTAATGGCTATGGGAGGGGGTTTAGTCGTCATCGAGAATGGAACCCCTCTATTTCAGTTGCATCTTCCTCTTGCCGGTTTTATGAGTTGTATGGATTTGAGTGAGTTAATCACGTCTTCACAAAATTTTGTAAAAATCATGGTGGATAAAGGGTATTTGTTTCAGGATCCAATTTATTCTTTATTGTTTCTTTCCTCTACACACCTACCCTCCATCAGATTAACTCCTAAGGGCATATATGCCATGAAAGAAGGGATCATTTGGCCATCTAGAAAAGATATTACAAAATAA
- the purD gene encoding phosphoribosylamine--glycine ligase yields the protein MKILVIGQGGREHALVWKLAQSPKVKTIFCAPGNGGIAQMATCVSISEEDFSGLAQFVKDEGIDLTVVGPENPLLNGIVNFFESRGLAIYGPSQQAALIEGSKEFAKDLMKKYGIPTAEYESFNNYELALSYVREKGAPIVVKADGLAAGKGVVVAHSLQEAEEAIISMMKDGIFGDAGSKVVIEEYLEGEEMTLLSFVDGEIVRPMVPSQDHKPVFDGDKGPNTGGMGAYSPVPHIDESLIEEIVENIVKPTAKAMVLENRPFRGILYTGLMMTKNGPKVIEYNARFGDPETQVILPRLESDLLDIIIAHLQGELASVEIKWKEDAAVCVIMASGGYPGKYGKGKVIDGLNEVSPDILIFHAGTKLDLGKLVTSGGRVLGVTALGSSIQGAKEKVYEEICKVTFEGVHYRKDIANKAFKYQ from the coding sequence TTGAAAATTTTAGTGATCGGCCAGGGTGGAAGGGAACATGCTTTGGTATGGAAATTAGCCCAAAGTCCTAAAGTTAAAACAATTTTTTGTGCACCTGGTAACGGCGGGATTGCCCAAATGGCAACGTGTGTGTCCATTTCCGAAGAGGATTTTTCCGGTTTAGCCCAATTCGTGAAGGATGAGGGAATTGATCTAACAGTGGTTGGTCCGGAAAACCCCTTGTTAAATGGAATCGTCAATTTTTTCGAATCAAGGGGTTTGGCCATTTATGGTCCTTCCCAACAGGCCGCCCTTATTGAAGGGAGTAAGGAATTTGCCAAAGATTTAATGAAAAAATATGGTATACCCACGGCTGAGTATGAATCATTTAACAATTATGAATTAGCACTTTCCTATGTAAGAGAAAAAGGAGCCCCCATTGTGGTGAAGGCTGATGGCTTGGCAGCGGGAAAGGGGGTAGTGGTGGCCCATTCTCTGCAAGAGGCGGAAGAGGCAATCATTTCTATGATGAAAGATGGCATTTTTGGCGATGCCGGGTCTAAGGTTGTTATCGAAGAATATCTTGAAGGAGAAGAGATGACCCTTTTGTCCTTTGTTGATGGTGAAATCGTAAGGCCGATGGTTCCCTCTCAGGATCATAAGCCTGTTTTTGACGGGGATAAAGGGCCGAATACTGGAGGAATGGGTGCCTATTCTCCTGTTCCTCATATCGATGAATCTTTAATCGAAGAAATCGTTGAGAACATCGTCAAACCTACCGCGAAGGCCATGGTATTAGAGAACAGGCCCTTTCGGGGAATTCTATATACGGGATTGATGATGACGAAGAACGGACCGAAAGTGATTGAATATAACGCTCGTTTTGGAGACCCTGAAACTCAGGTGATACTGCCGCGACTGGAAAGTGACTTGTTGGATATTATCATTGCTCATCTGCAAGGTGAATTGGCATCTGTAGAAATTAAATGGAAGGAAGATGCAGCCGTATGCGTGATTATGGCTTCCGGAGGATATCCAGGAAAGTATGGGAAGGGAAAAGTGATCGATGGATTAAATGAAGTATCACCAGATATCTTGATTTTCCATGCTGGAACCAAGTTAGACCTTGGGAAACTGGTGACCAGTGGAGGAAGGGTGCTGGGAGTGACGGCGTTGGGCTCTTCTATACAAGGAGCCAAAGAGAAGGTTTATGAGGAAATTTGTAAAGTCACCTTTGAAGGTGTCCATTACCGCAAAGATATTGCCAATAAGGCTTTTAAATATCAATAG